In Desulfuromonas sp., the genomic stretch GACCGCCCCTCCCCCACCCTGCCCCGTCCATCACCCCGCTTATCCTCTTTCTCCTCGCCCTTCTCCTCGCCCTTCTCCTGCTCGCCGGCTGCGCCGGGGCCGACACCGAACAGATCACCGGCAGGGTCACCTGGGTCTACGACGGCGACACCCTGGAGGTGGAGGGTGCCGGAAAGGTGCGCCTGATCGGCATCGACACCCCGGAGCGTGAAGCTTCCGGCCGCGACCGCTTCTTCCGGGAGAAGTTCGACATCTCTTCCGAAACCCTGCGCCGGGGCTACCGGCAGGCCCTGCAGTTCAACATCGCCACCGCCAAGGGGAATACCGTCCGCCTCGAATTCGACCGGGAAAAGCGCGACCGTCACGACCGTCTTCTCGCCTACGTAACCCTCCCAGACGGCCGCCTGCTCAACCGCCTGCTGCTCCAAAAGGGGCTGGCCGTGGTCTACCGGCGCTTCGGCTTCCGCCTCAAGGACGACTTTCTCCGGGCCGAGGCGCAGGCCCGAAAGGAAGGCACCGGCCTGTGGAAAAGATAGCAAAGCCCTGCCGGCGCGGCAGGGCTTTGCGTTTCGCATGCCGGGGAAAAGCCGGCAATCCCGTTGGCCGTCCTCCCGCTTCGAGATTTCGGCGCAGCCCGCCCGCCTTTGCTAAACGCCTCCCTTCAGCAGCCTGTAAAGAACGTAATTGAGGATTCCCCCGTAGCGGTAGTAGGCGATCTCGTTGGCGGTGTCGAGGCGACAGGTGACGGTGATCTCCTCGCTGCGGCCGTCGGTCCGGAAGATGTTCAGGCGCAGATCCTGCCCCGGCAGGAGCGGGCCGTCCTGACCGGCCAGGTCGAAGGTCTCGCTTCCGTCGAGGGCAAGGGTTTTGCGGCTCTCCCCTTTTCGGAACTGCAGCGGGAGCACCCTCATGCCGATGAGGTTGGAGCGGTGGATCCGCTCGAAGCTCTCGGCGAGAACAGCTTTCACCCCCAACAGCAGCGTCCCCTTAGCGGCCCAGTCGCGGCTGGAACCGGTGCCGTATTCCTTACCGGCGACGATCACAAGGGGCTTTTCCTCCTGCGCATAGTGCATCGCCGCGTCGAAAATGCTCATCTCCTCGCCGCTGGGGATATGCCGGGTCATGCCCCCCTCCGTCCCCGGCACCATCTCGTTGCGCAGGCGGATGTTGGCAAAAGTGCCCCTCATCATCACCTCGTGGTTGCCCCGCCGCGACCCGTAGGAATTGAAATCGGCGGGGCCGATGCCCCGCTCCCGCAGGTAGACCCCGGCCGGGCTGCTCGCCAGGATCGCCCCGGCCGGCGAGATGTGGTCGGTGGTAATTGAGTCGCCGAGCAGGGCCAGGACGCGCGCGCCGGCGAAGCCCGTCAGGCCGGCTTCAGAAGGCTCCCTGAGGGCGAAAAAGGACGGCTCCTTGACGTAGGTCGACTCCGGCTCCCAGGCGTAGGTCTCGCCCTCGGGCACCGGCAGGGTGCGCCAGCTTTCCTCCCCGCTGAAGACGTCGGCGTACTTCTCGCGGAACATGCCCGCCGAGACGAGTTTCACCAGTTCGGCGATCTCGGCATCGCTCGGCCAGATGTCCCGCAGGTAGACGTCGCTGCCCTCCGGGTCCTGTCCGAGGGGCTCGCGGGTCAGGTCGATGCGCGTGGTGCCGGCCAGGCCGAAGGCGACGACCAGCGGGGGCGAGGCGAGCCAGTTGGCCCGGGTCTGGGAATGAACGCGCCCCTCGAAGTTGCGGTTGCCGGAGAGGACCGAGCAGACCGTCAGGTCGCCCTCGGCGATGGCGTCGGCGACAGGGCCGTTCAGGGGGCCCGAGTTGCCGATGCAGGTGGTGCAGCCGTAGCCGACCACGTTGTAGCCGAGCCGGTCGAGATAGCCCTGCAGGCCGGCCTTCTCGAGGTAGTCGGTGACCACTTTGGAGCCGGGCGCCATGGAGGTCTTGACCCACGGCTTGCGCCTCAGCCCTTTCTCCACCGCCTTTTTGGCGAGCAGCCCCGCACCCATCATCACCGCCGGGTTGGAGGTGTTGGTGCAGGAAGTGATCGCCGAGATTACCACGTCCCCCTGTTTGAGACGGTAATCGGAGCCGGCGACCGGCACGCTTTTATCGCCATCGCCCTCCGGGATCGCCGCTTCGGTGGCCTGTTTCATCGTCTCGAGGTCAACCCGGTCCTGGGGCCTTTTCGGGCCGGCCAGGCTCGGCTTGACCGTGGAGAGGTCGAGTTCCACCACGTCCGTGAAATGGGGATCAGGTGTGTCGTCGGAGCGCCACAGGCCCTGCGCCCTGGCATAGGCTTCGACCAGGGCGACGGTGGCGTCGTCGCGGCCGGAAAGGCGCAGGTAGTCGAGGGTCACCCCGTCGACGGGAAACCAGCCGCAGGTGGCGCCGTACTCGGGCGACATGTTGCCGATGGTCGCCCGGTCGGCCAGTGGCAGCCGGCCGAGACCGGTCCCGAAGAATTCAACGAACTTGCCGACCACCCCGAAGGAGCGCAGCATCTCGGTCACCGTCAGCACCAGGTCGGTGGCGGTGACCCCCTCGCGAAGGGCGCCGGTCATGCGGAAACCGACCACCTCGGGGATGATCATCGAGACCGGCTGGCCGAGCATCGCCGCCTCGGCCTCGATCCCGCCGACCCCCCAGCCGAGCACGGCCAGGCCGTTGATCATCGTCGTGTGGCTGTCGGTGCCGACCAGGGTGTCGGGATAGGCGAGACTCCTGCCCTCGCGCTCCTCGCACCAGACGGTGCGGGCGAGGTACTCGAGGTTGACCTGGTGGCAGATGCCGGTCCCCGGAGGGACGACGCGGAAATTGTCGAAGGCGAGCTGGCCCCAGCGCAGAAAGGCGTAGCGCTCGCGGTTGCGCTCCATCTCCCTCTCGACGTTATGAGCGAACGCTTCGGGCATGGCGTACTTGTCGACCATCACCGAGTGATCGATGACCAGGTCGACGGGGATCTGCGGGTTGATCATCCGCGGGTCGCCGCCGGCCCTCGCCACCGCGTCGCGCATCGCCGCAAGATCGACCACCGCCGGCACCCCGGTGAAGTCCTGCATCAGCACCCGCGCCGGGCGGAAGGCGATCTCGTGGTCGGAGCGCCGTTCCACCAGCCAGTCGGCCACGGCGCGGACGTCCTCCACCGTCACCGTCTCCCCGTCCTCGAAGCGCAGCAGGTTCTCCAGCAGCACCCGCAGGGTGAAGGGGAGTCGGGACAGGTCGCCGAGCCCCGCCTTTGACGCGGCCTCCAGGCTGAAGTAGTCGTATTCCCTGTCCCCCGCGCTCAGGCTGCGGCGGGTCTTCAGGCTGTCCTTTCCGGTCCATTTCATGTCCCATCCTTTCGAAAGGGAGGCGAAGGGGGGATATCACCAGTCTTTCTGCCGGTTCCGAATCAAATTCTAGCAGAAATGGAGGCCGCCGCCAGCCCGGCCCGTCACGCCACCCTTGCCATAATTGCCCGATTTTGCTAATAGATGGGCAACCGGTTCCCAGGAGGACAATGCATGGACACCCTTGAGACGCTGCTGCGGGAGACCTTTCTCGGCATCAGCCTCGGCCGCTTCGCCGCCGCCTTCGCCATCCTCATCCTTTCCCTTGTCCTGAAAAGGGTCTTTTCCCACTTCTACGACCGGGTGGTCGCCCCCCTGGCGCAGAAGACATCCAACCGCTACGACGACCAGTTTTTGCAAGGGGTGAAAAACCCGGCCGGGTTCATGGTGGTGATCGCCGGATTGTTCGTGGCGGTCCAGGTGCTGCATCTGCCGAGCGAGCCGATGGATCTGCACCGCTTCGCCGGCGCGGTCCTCAAGGTCCTGGTCACCTTCGACGTCGCCTGGTTCCTCTTAAACATGGTCGCCCTGCTCGAGGCCTACCTCGCCCAGTGGGTAACCCGCACCGAGTCGACCCTGGACGACCACCTGCTCCCCTTCATCCGCAAGAGCCTGCGGGTCTTCATTGTCTTTCTGGCCTTCATCATGACAGTCCAGAACCTCGGCTACTCGATCAGCGGCCTGCTCGCCTCCCTCGGCATCGGCGGCCTCGCCGTCGCTCTCGCCGCCAAGGACACCCTCTCCAACATCTTCGGCTCGATCATGATCATCCTGGACCGCCCCTTCCACATCGGCGACTGGATCAAGGCCGGCGAGATGGAGGGAGTCGTGGAGGAGGTCGGCTTCCGCTCCACAAAGATCCGCACCTTTTCCAAGACCCTGATCAGCGTCCCCAACAACGTCATCGCCAACACGGAAATCAACAACTTCAGCCGCATGCCGAAGCGGCGCATCAAGATGACCGTCGGCGTCACCTACGAGAGTTCCCCGGCGCAGATGCGCCGGGCGGTGGACGACATCCGCGCCATGCTGAAGGAACACCCGGCGATCCACCAGGAGTTCATGCTGGTCAACTTCACCGACTTCGGCCCCAGCTCTCTCGACATCCTCGTCTACTGCTTCACCACGACAACGGTCTGGGGAGAATACCTCGAGGCCCGACAGGACGTCTGCCTGAGGATCATGGACATTATCGACGGGCTGGGGATGGAGATCGCCTTCCCCAGCCGCAGCATCTATCTGCGCGGCGGGGAGCAGGAAGAACTGCCGGCGGCATCGGGCGCGAAGGCATAAAAAAAGGCGGGGATGCGTCCCCGCCCTTCTAACACAGACCTCGAATCACTTCACCTCGATCTGCCGGGGATCGGGCACGGCCTTTTTGGGGAGGACCACCTTGAGCACCCCCATTTCGCAGTTGGCGCGAACCCGGTCCTGAGACACCGTAGCCGGCAGAGAGAAGGACCGGCGGAAAGGGCCGTAGCACCGCTCGATACGGTGGTAGTTTAGCTTGTTCTCCTCCCGCTCCAGTTTGCGCTCTCCCTCGATGATCAGCAGTTGGTCCTCGATGTGAACGTCGATGTCCCGTTGTTGTACCTCGGGCAGTTCCATCTTGACCACCACCTCGTGCTCATCCTCGTAGATGTCCACCGGCGGCTGCCAGATCCCCTCTTCCTGAGGCTCGCCCGAGGCCCGGCTGCGGCTCATCTCGAACAGCCGGTTCATCTGCTCCTGCATCGCGGACAGTTCGCTCATCGGATCCCACTCCACCTCGGCCATGACGACACCTCCCTCACTGAATCTCCCCCGCTCGGCTGCACAACGCTTTTCAATATACCGCGAAATGTTTCGGGCGGAAAGGACCTTTGCCCCCCACGAACCTTTAGCGGGCATCTCTTCATCCCCACAAAAGCATTGATGGTTCAGGCTTTTTCATTTATCATCTCAAAACCATGAATACTGACCCTCCCAATCCTCCCCTGCGCATCCTCCTCGTCGAGGACTCCCCCACCCACACGGACCTTATCCGCGGCGCCCTGGCGAAGGGACCCCGTCCCGTTGCCCTGACCGAGGCGAGAGGCCTGGCCGAGGCCCAGAGACTGATCGCCTCATTCCCCCCCGACCTGGCCGTCATCGACATGCACCTGCCCGACGGCCGGGGATCGGACCTGCTGCAGAACTGCCCCCACCCCCTGCCCTGCCCCGTGGTGATCCTCACCGGCCAGGGGAGCGAGGAAGCTGCGGTGGAGACCCTCAAGGCCGGCGCCCTGGACTACGTGGTCAAATCGCCCCAGACCCTCGCGAACATGGGGCAGATCATCGACCGGGCGGTACGGGAATGGGGCCACGTCACCCGAAGGCGTCGGGCCGAGGTCGCCCTGAAGGAAAACGAACGGCTGCTCGGGGTCATTTTCGACCGGGCCTACCAGTACATGGGCCTGCTTGAACCGGACGGGACGCTCATCAAGATCAACCGGACGGCCCTGAAGGCCATCGGCGCAGAACCGGACGATGTCCTCGGCAGACCCTTCTGGGAGACAGTCTGGTGGACCCACTCCCCCGAGCTTCAGCAGCGGCTGCGGAAGGCCATCGAAAAGGCCGCCGGAGGGGAATTCGCACGCTTCGAGTCCTCCCACCCCTCGCCGCGGGGAAAGCATTTCCACCTCGACATCTCCATCCAGCCGGTCCGGGACGAGGACGGCCGGGTGGTCCTGCTCGTTCCCGAAGGCCGGGACATCACCGAGCGCAAGCACGCCGAGGAGGCCCAGCGCCTCAGCGAGAACCGGATCCGGGCGATGTTCGACAACATGGCCGCCGGGGTGGTCGCCACCAACGAGAAGGGGCTCATGATTGAGGTGAACGACCGCTGGCTGGAGATGCTCGGCCGCAGCCGGGAGGAAGTCATCGGCCACTCGCCCCTCGAATTCACCCATCCCGAGGACCGGGAGGAGAGCCGGAAAGTCCTCGACGAGGCTCTGTCCGGCATACGACCCACCTTCCGCATGGAAAAGCGCTACGTGCGCAGCGACGGCAGCGTTTTCTGGGGCGATCTCTCCACCACCAAGGTCTTCGATGAGCAGGGCTGCCTGCAGACCTCCATCAGCATCGTCTTCAACATCAGCCAGCGCAGAGCCGCCGAGGAGAGGCTGAAGGAGGCAAACCGGGAGCTGGAGGCCTTCGCCTACACCGTCTCCCACGACCTGCGCACCCCCCTCACCCCGATCATCGGCTTCGCCGAGGTGTTGCAGGAGAGATACCGGGACCGGCTCGATGCCGAAGGGCTTGGCCTACTGAAGACGATCACGGCCGAGGGGCGCAAGATGATGGCCCTGATGGAAGACCTGCTCGGCCTGGCCAAAGTGGGCAGGCTGGAGCGGCCCGCCGAGCCGGTCGACGCGGAGGAAGTGGTGCGGGAGGTCCTGACCCGGCTCGGCAGCCGCATCGCCCAGGCGGGCGCCAGGATCGAAACGAAGAGCCTGCCGGCGGCGCGGATTCCGAAAACCCTCCTCCAGCAGATCTTCGAGAACCTGATCGGAAACGCCCTGCGTTACGGCGTTGAGGGTGGGAACGGTATCGAGATCGGCGGGACCCGCAGCGACGGCCGGGTCCGCTATTTCGTCCGCGACCACGGCCGGGGCATCCCCGAGGCTGAGCGGGACCGCATTTTCGAGCCCTTCTTCCGGGGCACGACGGGGGACGGGCAGCCGGGAACCGGCATCGGCCTTTCCATCGTGCAGAAAATAGCCCGGCTCCACGAGGGCCGGGCCTGGGTGAAGGAAACCCCCGGCGGGGGCTGCACCTTCTGGGTAGAGATGGCCGACTGAAGGATTTTTTCTCGGAAAGCCCCGCCCGAGGCCCCGTCAGATCCCCGCCGCGACCTCCGCGGTCATCAGGCCCGCGACCTCCCCGGCCGGCAGAGGCCGGCAGAAGAGAAACCCCTGCCCCTGCCGGCACCCCTTCTCAAGCAGCACCCCCACCTGCTCCTTCGTCTCCACCCCCTCGGCGATCACATCGAGCCTCAGATTACGCGCAAGGGCGATAATCGACGCGGCGATCGCAGCGTCGTCCGGGTTGACGGCGATCTCTGCCACGAAAGAACGGTCGATTTTCAGTTTGGATATGGGAAAGCGCTTCAGGTAGCTGAGGGACGAGTAGCCCGTTCCGAAGTCGTCGATCGAAAGGTGCACCCCCATCGCCTTGAGGGCACCGAGGGTCGCGATGGCCCCCTGCACGTCCTCCATGAGGAGCCCTTCGGTGATCTCCAGTTCCAGCAGCTCGGGGTCGAGTCCCGTCTGTCCGAGGACGCGCTCGACCCGCTCGACGAAGCGAGCCCCGCGAAACTGGCGGGGGGAGATATTGACTGCCATTCTGACGGGCGGCGAACCGGCGTCCTGCCAGGCCCTGGCCTGGCTGCAGGCGCGTTCCAGCACCCACTCACCGAGGGGGACGATCAGGCCCGTCTCTTCGGCCAGGGGGATGAAATCGCCCGGGGGGACAAGGCCCCGAGTCGAGTGCTCCCAGCGAAGCAGCGCCTCCACGCCGACGATCGCGCCCGTCTCCAGGTCGTGCTGCGGCTGGTAGTGGAGCAGGAACTGGTCTTCCTCCAGACCCGCGCGGAGACTTGCCTCCATCACCAGCGACTCCTCGGTTCGAACGTTCAGGGTCGGGGCGTAAAACTGGTACGTGTTCCGCCCCTGGGCCTTGGCATGGTACATGGCGATATCGGAGTTTTTCAGCAGGGCGTCCAGGCTCTCCCCGTCATCAGGGAAGAGACTGATTCCGATGCTCGTGGTAATGAAAAGCTTGTGCCCCTCCAGGACGAACTCCCCGGCCAACGCCCGCAGGATCTTCCGGGCCACCTCAGCTGCCCCCCCTGCGTTCTCGACCCCCTCGAGAACGACGAGGAATTCGTCACCGCCCTGCCGGGCGACCGTGTCGGCCTCGCGGACGCACCCCCGCAGGCGTTCGGCAACCTTCATCAGCAACCGGTCTCCGGCGGGATGCCCGAGGGAATCGTTGATGTTCTTGAACCGGTCGAGGTCGAGAAAGAGGAGGGCGACCTTCCGCTCCTGGCGGCGCGCCTTGCCCATTGCCTGCTTCAAGCGGTCCCGGAGGAGGGCCCGGTTGGGCAGGCCGGTCAGGGGGTCGTGAAAGGCCAGATGCTGCAGCCACTTGTCGTTTTCCTCGAGAAGGGCTTCCACCTGAAGGCGTTCAGTAATGTCGCGAGAAGACTCGATGACCCCCCGCAGGGTGCCGTCATCGTTCCACAGGGGGGAGGCCTCCACTTCGAAAATCCGCCGCTCGCCGTCGCCTAAAAAGTGGTGATGGATTACCCGGGCCGCCTCCCCGCTCTTGCGGACCGTGTCAAGGGGACAGGGATGGGCCTCCCCATGGCAGGGGTGCTGAGAATGGTGGGAAACCTGGTAGCAGAAAAGATCCCCGTCGGACGGGGTCGATTCGGGGAGGTGGGCGGCCGCCGCCGCGTTCATCAGAAGAACGCGGAAATCGGGAGCGATGACCATGATCGGGTCCTGGACCCCGTCGATCACCGCCTGGAGGAACTCCTTATCCTTGCGGGACTCTTCCCGGGCCCTGCGGTCCTGGAGCTTGAGGAGCCACCGGCCCATGGTGCGGGCGACGATGGCGGGCAACTCCGCCAGGGTGTTTTCGCTCTTGACGACGTAGTCGAGGGCCCCGTCCCTCATCGCCTGAACGGCCTCCGCTTCATCGCCGGCCCCGGTCAGGATCACGACCGGATAGGGCGCCTGGTCGGGGTCTTCGGGCAGAAGCTTCGTCCCCCTCCCGTCGGGCAGCACCAGATCGGCAATGACCAGGTCGGGGACCGAATCGGCAAGGCGGGAACGGGCCTGCGCAAGAGAGGTCGCGACACTGACCCGCATCGGTTGGGTCCCGCACGATTCGACCGCCTGGCGGATCATCTCGGCCTGGCTGGCCGAATCTTCGACGAGGAGGATGTGGATGTCTTGAGATATCACCGCGGTTCAGTCCCACCCATCCGGTTCACCCAGCAGCTTCTTCCCCTTCTCCCGCAGTTCAGAGATCCTGAAGGGCTTATTGACAAAATCGTCGGCACCGGAGTCGAGAGCCACCGCCCTTTCGTTCTCCCCGCTTTTCGCCGTCATGATGATGATCTTGCACGACGAGGTTGCGGGATCGTCTTTCAGGATCCGGGCGACCTCGAAACCGTCTTTTTCCGGCATCATGACATCGAGAACGACCAGGTCGGGCTTTTTCCTTCTCGCCTCCTCGATCGCCCCGCTTCCGTCTTCGGCATGGAAAAGGCACACCTCCGGGGCGGTAAAGGCGAACCCGGCCAGGCGCCGTATCTCCGGCTGGTCATCGACGATGAGGACTCTCTTCTTTTCCCTGCTCGACACTCTTATATCCTTCTCTCGTTCCTATGACCGGGAGCTGTTTTCGAAACATCGCTTCACGCATGCGAGGAATTCATCGGGTCGGCAGGGCCTGACGCTGGGAACAGCCTCGAAACGATCAGGGCCCGCATGGGGCTCCTCCCCTTCGGGCAGTT encodes the following:
- a CDS encoding thermonuclease family protein, translating into MKSPRPPLPHPAPSITPLILFLLALLLALLLLAGCAGADTEQITGRVTWVYDGDTLEVEGAGKVRLIGIDTPEREASGRDRFFREKFDISSETLRRGYRQALQFNIATAKGNTVRLEFDREKRDRHDRLLAYVTLPDGRLLNRLLLQKGLAVVYRRFGFRLKDDFLRAEAQARKEGTGLWKR
- the acnA gene encoding aconitate hydratase AcnA, encoding MKWTGKDSLKTRRSLSAGDREYDYFSLEAASKAGLGDLSRLPFTLRVLLENLLRFEDGETVTVEDVRAVADWLVERRSDHEIAFRPARVLMQDFTGVPAVVDLAAMRDAVARAGGDPRMINPQIPVDLVIDHSVMVDKYAMPEAFAHNVEREMERNRERYAFLRWGQLAFDNFRVVPPGTGICHQVNLEYLARTVWCEEREGRSLAYPDTLVGTDSHTTMINGLAVLGWGVGGIEAEAAMLGQPVSMIIPEVVGFRMTGALREGVTATDLVLTVTEMLRSFGVVGKFVEFFGTGLGRLPLADRATIGNMSPEYGATCGWFPVDGVTLDYLRLSGRDDATVALVEAYARAQGLWRSDDTPDPHFTDVVELDLSTVKPSLAGPKRPQDRVDLETMKQATEAAIPEGDGDKSVPVAGSDYRLKQGDVVISAITSCTNTSNPAVMMGAGLLAKKAVEKGLRRKPWVKTSMAPGSKVVTDYLEKAGLQGYLDRLGYNVVGYGCTTCIGNSGPLNGPVADAIAEGDLTVCSVLSGNRNFEGRVHSQTRANWLASPPLVVAFGLAGTTRIDLTREPLGQDPEGSDVYLRDIWPSDAEIAELVKLVSAGMFREKYADVFSGEESWRTLPVPEGETYAWEPESTYVKEPSFFALREPSEAGLTGFAGARVLALLGDSITTDHISPAGAILASSPAGVYLRERGIGPADFNSYGSRRGNHEVMMRGTFANIRLRNEMVPGTEGGMTRHIPSGEEMSIFDAAMHYAQEEKPLVIVAGKEYGTGSSRDWAAKGTLLLGVKAVLAESFERIHRSNLIGMRVLPLQFRKGESRKTLALDGSETFDLAGQDGPLLPGQDLRLNIFRTDGRSEEITVTCRLDTANEIAYYRYGGILNYVLYRLLKGGV
- a CDS encoding mechanosensitive ion channel family protein, whose translation is MDTLETLLRETFLGISLGRFAAAFAILILSLVLKRVFSHFYDRVVAPLAQKTSNRYDDQFLQGVKNPAGFMVVIAGLFVAVQVLHLPSEPMDLHRFAGAVLKVLVTFDVAWFLLNMVALLEAYLAQWVTRTESTLDDHLLPFIRKSLRVFIVFLAFIMTVQNLGYSISGLLASLGIGGLAVALAAKDTLSNIFGSIMIILDRPFHIGDWIKAGEMEGVVEEVGFRSTKIRTFSKTLISVPNNVIANTEINNFSRMPKRRIKMTVGVTYESSPAQMRRAVDDIRAMLKEHPAIHQEFMLVNFTDFGPSSLDILVYCFTTTTVWGEYLEARQDVCLRIMDIIDGLGMEIAFPSRSIYLRGGEQEELPAASGAKA
- a CDS encoding Hsp20/alpha crystallin family protein — its product is MAEVEWDPMSELSAMQEQMNRLFEMSRSRASGEPQEEGIWQPPVDIYEDEHEVVVKMELPEVQQRDIDVHIEDQLLIIEGERKLEREENKLNYHRIERCYGPFRRSFSLPATVSQDRVRANCEMGVLKVVLPKKAVPDPRQIEVK
- a CDS encoding PAS domain S-box protein, which encodes MNTDPPNPPLRILLVEDSPTHTDLIRGALAKGPRPVALTEARGLAEAQRLIASFPPDLAVIDMHLPDGRGSDLLQNCPHPLPCPVVILTGQGSEEAAVETLKAGALDYVVKSPQTLANMGQIIDRAVREWGHVTRRRRAEVALKENERLLGVIFDRAYQYMGLLEPDGTLIKINRTALKAIGAEPDDVLGRPFWETVWWTHSPELQQRLRKAIEKAAGGEFARFESSHPSPRGKHFHLDISIQPVRDEDGRVVLLVPEGRDITERKHAEEAQRLSENRIRAMFDNMAAGVVATNEKGLMIEVNDRWLEMLGRSREEVIGHSPLEFTHPEDREESRKVLDEALSGIRPTFRMEKRYVRSDGSVFWGDLSTTKVFDEQGCLQTSISIVFNISQRRAAEERLKEANRELEAFAYTVSHDLRTPLTPIIGFAEVLQERYRDRLDAEGLGLLKTITAEGRKMMALMEDLLGLAKVGRLERPAEPVDAEEVVREVLTRLGSRIAQAGARIETKSLPAARIPKTLLQQIFENLIGNALRYGVEGGNGIEIGGTRSDGRVRYFVRDHGRGIPEAERDRIFEPFFRGTTGDGQPGTGIGLSIVQKIARLHEGRAWVKETPGGGCTFWVEMAD
- a CDS encoding EAL domain-containing protein encodes the protein MISQDIHILLVEDSASQAEMIRQAVESCGTQPMRVSVATSLAQARSRLADSVPDLVIADLVLPDGRGTKLLPEDPDQAPYPVVILTGAGDEAEAVQAMRDGALDYVVKSENTLAELPAIVARTMGRWLLKLQDRRAREESRKDKEFLQAVIDGVQDPIMVIAPDFRVLLMNAAAAAHLPESTPSDGDLFCYQVSHHSQHPCHGEAHPCPLDTVRKSGEAARVIHHHFLGDGERRIFEVEASPLWNDDGTLRGVIESSRDITERLQVEALLEENDKWLQHLAFHDPLTGLPNRALLRDRLKQAMGKARRQERKVALLFLDLDRFKNINDSLGHPAGDRLLMKVAERLRGCVREADTVARQGGDEFLVVLEGVENAGGAAEVARKILRALAGEFVLEGHKLFITTSIGISLFPDDGESLDALLKNSDIAMYHAKAQGRNTYQFYAPTLNVRTEESLVMEASLRAGLEEDQFLLHYQPQHDLETGAIVGVEALLRWEHSTRGLVPPGDFIPLAEETGLIVPLGEWVLERACSQARAWQDAGSPPVRMAVNISPRQFRGARFVERVERVLGQTGLDPELLELEITEGLLMEDVQGAIATLGALKAMGVHLSIDDFGTGYSSLSYLKRFPISKLKIDRSFVAEIAVNPDDAAIAASIIALARNLRLDVIAEGVETKEQVGVLLEKGCRQGQGFLFCRPLPAGEVAGLMTAEVAAGI
- a CDS encoding response regulator, with the protein product MSSREKKRVLIVDDQPEIRRLAGFAFTAPEVCLFHAEDGSGAIEEARRKKPDLVVLDVMMPEKDGFEVARILKDDPATSSCKIIIMTAKSGENERAVALDSGADDFVNKPFRISELREKGKKLLGEPDGWD